Proteins found in one Bacillus subtilis subsp. subtilis str. 168 genomic segment:
- the pynN gene encoding pyrimidine nucleotide phosphatase (promiscuous) (Evidence 2b: Function from indirect experimental evidences (e.g. phenotypes); Product type e: enzyme) has protein sequence MKRYRTLLFDVDDTILDFQAAEALALRLLFEDQNIPLTNDMKAQYKTINQGLWRAFEEGKMTRDEVVNTRFSALLKEYGYEADGALLEQKYRRFLEEGHQLIDGAFDLISNLQQQFDLYIVTNGVSHTQYKRLRDSGLFPFFKDIFVSEDTGFQKPMKEYFNYVFERIPQFSAEHTLIIGDSLTADIKGGQLAGLDTCWMNPDMKPNVPEIIPTYEIRKLEELYHILNIENTVSC, from the coding sequence ATGAAGCGATACCGCACTTTATTATTTGATGTAGATGATACCATCCTTGATTTTCAAGCGGCAGAAGCTTTAGCCCTGCGTTTGCTGTTTGAAGATCAGAACATTCCTTTAACAAATGACATGAAGGCGCAGTATAAAACCATCAATCAAGGTCTCTGGAGAGCCTTTGAAGAAGGTAAGATGACACGGGATGAAGTCGTAAACACACGTTTTTCCGCTTTGCTCAAGGAGTACGGTTACGAAGCGGACGGCGCTTTGCTTGAGCAAAAATACCGCCGCTTTCTTGAAGAAGGACATCAGCTTATTGACGGTGCATTTGATCTCATCTCAAATCTGCAGCAACAGTTTGATTTGTACATCGTGACAAACGGCGTGTCTCACACACAATATAAGCGTCTCCGTGATTCAGGATTATTTCCATTCTTCAAGGACATTTTCGTTTCTGAAGACACCGGCTTCCAAAAGCCGATGAAGGAATATTTCAATTACGTGTTTGAACGGATTCCTCAATTTTCAGCAGAGCACACATTAATCATCGGGGATTCACTAACTGCTGATATCAAAGGCGGACAGCTCGCCGGGCTTGATACTTGCTGGATGAACCCTGACATGAAGCCGAATGTGCCAGAGATCATACCAACCTATGAGATTCGTAAGCTTGAAGAGCTATATCACATTTTGAATATCGAAAATACCGTCAGCTGCTAA
- the mtrA gene encoding methylthioribose permease (Evidence 1a: Function from experimental evidences in the studied strain; PubMedId: 12022921, 15849754, 16850406, 17114254, 18632116; Product type t : transporter), translating into MSSLFRKKPLETLSAQSKSKSLARTLSAFDLTLLGIGCVIGTGIFVITGTVAATGAGPALIISFILAGLACALAAFCYAEFSSSIPISGSVYSYSYVTLGELLAFLIGWDLMLEYVIALSAVATGWSSYFQSLLAGFNLHIPAALTGAPGSMAGAVFNLPAAVIILLITAIVSRGVKESTRFNNVIVLMKIAIILLFIIVGIGYVKPDNWSPFMPFGMKGVILSAATVFFAYLGFDAVSNASEEVKNPQKNMPVGIISALAVCTVLYIAVSLVLTGMMPYAKLNVGDPVSFALKFVGQDAVAGIISVGAIIGITTVMLALLYAQVRLTFAMSRDGLLPGLFAKVHPSFKTPFRNTWLTGIVAAGIAGFINLGTLAHLVNMGTLAAFTVISIAVIVLRKKHPEIKASFRVPFVPVVPIISAGICLWFMYSLPGVTWLSFVIWIAVGTLVYFLYSRKHSLLNK; encoded by the coding sequence ATGAGTTCATTATTTAGAAAAAAACCGCTTGAAACATTGAGTGCGCAGAGCAAGTCAAAAAGCCTTGCCCGTACGTTAAGCGCATTTGATTTAACCTTGCTCGGTATCGGTTGTGTCATCGGTACAGGGATTTTTGTCATTACAGGAACAGTGGCAGCGACCGGTGCAGGTCCCGCCCTCATCATATCGTTTATTTTAGCGGGGCTCGCCTGTGCGCTGGCTGCTTTCTGTTATGCTGAGTTTTCGTCTTCCATTCCGATTTCGGGAAGCGTGTACTCATACTCATACGTGACACTTGGAGAGCTGCTCGCCTTTTTGATCGGATGGGATCTCATGCTTGAATATGTCATTGCACTGTCGGCGGTTGCCACCGGCTGGTCTTCATACTTTCAATCACTGCTTGCCGGCTTCAATCTTCATATTCCGGCTGCACTGACAGGAGCGCCGGGAAGCATGGCGGGCGCCGTATTTAACCTTCCGGCTGCGGTGATCATTCTCCTCATCACTGCGATTGTCAGCAGAGGCGTCAAGGAAAGCACACGCTTTAACAACGTCATCGTACTGATGAAAATCGCGATCATATTATTGTTCATTATTGTCGGCATCGGCTATGTGAAACCGGATAACTGGTCTCCTTTTATGCCATTCGGGATGAAAGGCGTCATACTTAGCGCTGCCACTGTATTCTTCGCGTACCTTGGGTTTGACGCGGTTTCTAACGCATCAGAGGAAGTGAAAAATCCGCAAAAAAACATGCCCGTCGGCATTATTTCAGCTCTAGCCGTCTGTACGGTTCTGTACATCGCGGTATCGCTTGTGCTGACAGGCATGATGCCTTATGCCAAATTGAATGTCGGAGATCCTGTATCCTTTGCGCTGAAATTCGTCGGACAGGACGCTGTTGCCGGAATTATTTCTGTCGGTGCGATTATCGGGATTACGACGGTGATGCTCGCTTTGCTGTACGCACAGGTCCGCTTGACATTTGCCATGAGCAGAGACGGCCTTCTGCCTGGATTGTTCGCAAAGGTTCATCCGTCATTTAAAACCCCGTTCCGCAACACATGGCTGACAGGGATCGTTGCAGCGGGAATCGCCGGCTTTATTAACCTCGGAACGCTGGCCCATCTGGTGAACATGGGAACACTTGCCGCGTTTACGGTCATTTCCATTGCTGTCATTGTGTTAAGAAAGAAACATCCTGAAATCAAAGCGTCCTTCAGAGTGCCATTCGTTCCGGTTGTGCCGATTATCAGCGCAGGCATCTGCCTTTGGTTCATGTACAGCCTTCCCGGCGTCACATGGCTTTCATTTGTCATCTGGATCGCTGTCGGAACGCTGGTTTACTTCCTATATTCGAGAAAACACAGCTTATTAAACAAATAA
- the vdhT gene encoding vanillin dehydrogenase (Evidence 1b: Function from experimental evidences in the studied species; PubMedId: 15033535, 26658822; Product type e: enzyme), producing MFQYEELNKQFIGGKWQEGSSPNVLENKNPYTQKTFTTFRKATADDVDEAYRAAALAKKKWDAVNPFEKRTILEKAVTYIEENEEAIIYLIMEELGGTRLKAAFEIGLVKNIIKEAATFPIRMEGKILPSTIDGKENRLYRVPAGVVGVISPFNFPFFLSMKSVAPALGAGNGVVLKPHEETPICGGTLIAKIFENAGIPAGLLNVVVTDIAEIGDSFVEHPVPRIISFTGSTKVGSYIGQLAMKHFKKPLLELGGNSAFIVLEDADIEYAVNAAVFSRFTHQGQICMSANRVLVHSSIYDKFLELYQAKVESLKVGDPMDPDTIIGPLINSRQTDGLMKTVEQAIEEGAVPVKLGGFNGTIVEPTILKDVKPFMSIAKEELFGPVVSFMKFDSEDEAVDIANETPFGLSGAVHTSNLERGVAFAKRIETGMIHVNDTTINDEPNVAFGGEKQSGLGRLNGEWSLEEFTTLKWISVQHEKRSFPY from the coding sequence ATGTTTCAATATGAAGAGTTGAATAAACAGTTTATCGGCGGGAAATGGCAGGAGGGCAGCAGCCCAAATGTATTGGAAAACAAAAATCCTTATACTCAAAAAACATTCACAACATTCCGTAAAGCGACTGCTGACGATGTAGATGAAGCGTATCGGGCAGCGGCGCTGGCAAAGAAAAAATGGGATGCGGTCAACCCGTTCGAGAAAAGAACCATTTTAGAAAAAGCCGTCACGTATATTGAAGAAAATGAAGAAGCCATTATTTATTTGATTATGGAGGAGCTAGGCGGTACAAGGCTCAAAGCAGCTTTTGAAATCGGTCTTGTCAAAAACATCATAAAAGAAGCGGCAACGTTCCCAATCCGCATGGAGGGGAAAATTCTTCCGTCAACAATAGATGGCAAGGAAAACAGATTATATCGCGTGCCGGCAGGCGTTGTCGGTGTCATCAGTCCGTTTAACTTCCCATTCTTTTTATCTATGAAATCAGTGGCGCCTGCACTCGGAGCCGGCAATGGCGTTGTGCTAAAGCCGCATGAGGAAACGCCGATTTGCGGCGGAACGCTGATTGCGAAAATTTTTGAGAACGCGGGAATTCCAGCGGGGCTGCTGAATGTTGTTGTCACAGACATTGCTGAAATCGGCGACAGCTTCGTTGAGCATCCAGTGCCGCGGATCATCTCATTTACCGGTTCTACGAAAGTCGGCAGCTACATCGGACAGCTTGCGATGAAGCATTTTAAAAAGCCGCTTCTTGAGCTTGGCGGGAACAGCGCCTTCATCGTACTTGAGGATGCAGATATAGAATATGCGGTCAATGCGGCGGTGTTCAGCCGATTTACACATCAAGGGCAGATTTGCATGTCAGCCAACCGCGTGCTTGTTCATTCTTCTATTTATGACAAGTTCCTTGAGCTGTACCAGGCAAAAGTGGAATCGCTGAAAGTCGGCGACCCAATGGACCCTGATACGATTATCGGGCCATTAATCAACAGCAGACAGACGGACGGGCTGATGAAGACTGTAGAGCAAGCAATTGAAGAAGGCGCTGTACCAGTGAAGCTTGGCGGATTTAACGGGACGATCGTGGAACCGACGATCTTAAAAGACGTCAAACCGTTCATGAGCATTGCCAAGGAAGAGCTGTTCGGACCAGTCGTCTCCTTTATGAAGTTTGATTCAGAAGACGAAGCGGTGGATATCGCAAACGAAACCCCGTTTGGCTTGAGCGGTGCCGTACATACGTCAAATCTTGAGCGCGGCGTGGCTTTTGCGAAACGCATTGAAACAGGCATGATTCACGTCAATGACACGACCATCAATGATGAACCGAATGTAGCCTTCGGCGGTGAAAAGCAATCAGGCCTCGGCCGTTTAAACGGTGAGTGGAGCCTCGAAGAATTTACAACGCTGAAATGGATCTCGGTCCAGCACGAAAAACGCAGCTTCCCTTATTAA
- the yfmS gene encoding chemotaxis sensory transducer (sensed target unknown) (Evidence 3: Putative function from multiple computational evidences; PubMedId: 15033535, 27899502; Product type rc: receptor), with translation MELTINTEKETADILDAFIKVAPYLNSLVQDDITIGIYDTEKLLVNIPAKTFSLNVKAGDPLQEGDIITDAIRSNQKKTSMVPKELFGFPLIARAIPLHDENGRVIGGVGLGTSLEESSKLHDVAESLSAVVEQTAAAISDISESINGFSTQMSGISSQAKKVSESAGEIADISVTVKGISDQSNLLGLNAAIEAARAGESGKGFSVVADEIRKLATHSKENVGQIDQITKKIHSLLKGLEESIESINQHTDGQAAAVEQISATMQEISGSAQHLAKMAEKALEEE, from the coding sequence ATGGAATTGACCATAAATACGGAAAAAGAAACCGCAGATATTCTGGACGCATTTATCAAAGTAGCCCCTTATTTAAACAGCCTGGTTCAGGATGATATTACAATCGGCATTTATGATACGGAAAAACTGCTCGTGAATATACCGGCCAAAACCTTTTCGCTGAACGTAAAAGCCGGCGATCCGCTGCAGGAAGGGGATATCATCACAGATGCCATCCGCAGCAATCAGAAGAAGACGAGCATGGTTCCGAAAGAATTGTTCGGCTTCCCATTGATCGCGCGTGCCATCCCGCTGCACGACGAGAATGGAAGAGTCATTGGAGGCGTCGGCCTCGGAACGAGCCTTGAGGAGTCGTCAAAGCTGCATGATGTCGCGGAAAGCTTATCAGCTGTTGTTGAACAAACAGCCGCGGCTATTTCCGACATTTCTGAATCAATTAACGGGTTTTCAACTCAAATGTCGGGCATTTCCTCTCAGGCGAAAAAAGTAAGCGAAAGCGCCGGTGAAATCGCCGATATTTCAGTAACTGTTAAAGGCATCTCGGACCAAAGCAATCTGCTCGGCTTGAACGCCGCGATCGAAGCGGCAAGAGCAGGGGAGTCCGGAAAAGGATTCTCTGTCGTCGCAGATGAGATCAGAAAGCTAGCGACGCATTCAAAAGAAAATGTCGGCCAAATTGACCAGATTACGAAAAAAATCCACAGCCTGCTGAAAGGGCTGGAGGAATCCATTGAGTCGATTAACCAGCATACAGACGGACAAGCCGCTGCTGTTGAACAAATTTCCGCCACGATGCAGGAGATTTCAGGAAGCGCGCAGCATCTTGCGAAAATGGCCGAAAAAGCGCTTGAGGAAGAGTAA
- the ettA gene encoding putative energy-dependent translational throttle A (Evidence 3: Putative function from multiple computational evidences; PubMedId: 10715006, 16109936, 18848624, 19948254, 24389465, 24389466; Product type r : regulator) — MSILKAENLYKTYGDKTLFDHISFHIEENERIGLIGPNGTGKSTLLKVIAGLESIEEGEITKSGSVQVEFLHQDPELPAGQTVLEHIYSGESAVMKTLREYEKALYELGKDPENEQRQKHLLAAQAKMDANNAWDANTLAKTVLSKLGVNDVTKPVNELSGGQKKRVAIAKNLIQPADLLILDEPTNHLDNETIEWLEGYLSQYPGAVMLVTHDRYFLNRVTNRIYELERGSLYTYKGNYEVFLEKRAEREAQAEQKETKRQNLLRRELAWLRRGAKARSTKQKARIDRVETLKEQTGPQSSGSLDFAIGSHRLGKQVIEAENVMIAYDGRMLVDRFNELVIPGERIGIIGPNGIGKTTLLNALAGRHTPDGGDITIGQTVRIGYYTQDHSEMNGELKVIDYIKETAEVVKTADGDMITAEQMLERFLFPRSMQQTYIRKLSGGEKRRLYLLQVLMQEPNVLFLDEPTNDLDTETLSVLEDYIDQFPGVVITVSHDRYFLDRVVDRLIVFEGNGVISRFQGSYSDYMEESKAKKAAPKPAAEEKTAEAEPKKKRKKLSYKDQLEWDGIEDKIAQLEEKHEQLEADIAAAGSDFGKIQELMAEQAKTAEELEAAMDRWTELSLMIEELES, encoded by the coding sequence ATGAGCATATTAAAAGCGGAAAATCTTTATAAAACATACGGAGATAAAACATTATTTGACCATATCTCCTTTCATATTGAAGAGAATGAGAGAATCGGATTAATCGGGCCGAACGGAACAGGAAAATCAACGCTGTTGAAAGTGATTGCCGGCTTGGAATCTATCGAAGAAGGAGAAATCACGAAATCCGGAAGCGTGCAGGTCGAATTTCTTCATCAAGACCCGGAGCTGCCTGCGGGGCAAACAGTGCTGGAGCATATCTATTCCGGTGAATCGGCTGTGATGAAAACCTTGCGTGAATATGAAAAAGCGCTGTATGAACTGGGGAAAGATCCCGAAAATGAACAGCGCCAGAAACACCTGCTGGCAGCACAAGCGAAAATGGACGCGAACAATGCATGGGATGCAAACACCTTGGCAAAAACCGTATTGTCTAAGCTGGGCGTCAACGACGTAACAAAACCGGTCAATGAGCTCTCAGGCGGCCAGAAAAAACGGGTGGCCATTGCCAAAAACTTAATTCAGCCCGCTGATTTGCTCATTTTGGACGAGCCGACAAACCATTTGGATAATGAAACGATTGAGTGGCTTGAAGGGTATTTAAGCCAATATCCCGGCGCCGTCATGCTGGTGACGCACGATAGATATTTCTTAAACCGTGTCACCAACCGCATTTATGAGCTTGAAAGAGGCAGCCTCTACACTTACAAAGGCAACTATGAAGTGTTTTTAGAAAAACGCGCGGAACGGGAAGCGCAGGCTGAGCAAAAGGAAACGAAGCGGCAAAACCTGCTGCGCCGCGAACTGGCTTGGCTCAGACGAGGAGCGAAAGCCCGCTCCACAAAACAAAAAGCGAGAATTGACCGGGTAGAGACGCTTAAAGAGCAGACAGGCCCTCAGTCATCAGGTTCACTCGATTTTGCCATTGGCTCGCACCGTCTCGGAAAACAGGTTATTGAAGCGGAGAACGTCATGATCGCTTATGACGGCCGCATGCTCGTCGACCGTTTTAATGAACTTGTCATACCAGGTGAACGGATCGGGATCATCGGGCCGAACGGCATCGGGAAAACAACGCTGTTAAATGCCCTTGCCGGCCGTCATACGCCGGACGGAGGCGATATTACGATCGGACAGACGGTCAGAATCGGCTACTATACTCAGGATCATAGTGAAATGAACGGTGAGTTAAAAGTCATTGACTATATAAAAGAAACGGCGGAGGTCGTAAAAACGGCAGATGGCGATATGATTACAGCTGAACAAATGCTCGAGCGTTTCCTCTTCCCGCGTTCGATGCAGCAGACGTATATCCGCAAGCTGTCCGGCGGGGAAAAACGCCGTTTATACTTGCTTCAGGTTCTCATGCAGGAGCCGAATGTCCTGTTTCTCGATGAGCCGACGAACGATTTGGATACTGAAACATTAAGCGTTCTTGAGGATTATATTGACCAGTTCCCAGGCGTCGTCATCACCGTATCCCATGACCGCTATTTCCTTGACCGCGTCGTCGACCGTTTGATTGTATTTGAAGGAAATGGTGTCATTTCCCGCTTTCAAGGCTCCTATAGCGACTATATGGAGGAGTCAAAAGCGAAAAAAGCGGCCCCAAAACCGGCAGCTGAGGAAAAAACGGCTGAAGCCGAGCCGAAGAAAAAACGGAAAAAGCTTTCTTACAAAGACCAGTTGGAATGGGACGGCATCGAAGATAAAATTGCCCAGCTGGAAGAAAAGCATGAACAGCTTGAAGCTGACATCGCCGCAGCAGGCAGTGATTTTGGCAAAATCCAAGAGCTGATGGCCGAGCAGGCGAAAACGGCGGAAGAGCTTGAGGCTGCGATGGACCGCTGGACAGAATTGTCCCTCATGATCGAAGAACTGGAAAGCTAA
- the yfmQ gene encoding hypothetical protein (Evidence 4: Unknown function but conserved in other organisms; PubMedId: 26483775), with the protein MTWAIVMLILMSLVKIVLTCLPTGVIEWLLGKFEVHAKLSDENASLSLDGKRLEGAEKQKVIDQFNEAIFLEKYYIYPGDEERYLHPENGGTPLVIDTKKGKKDVKLFVYRYDDHIDVVKQYKKKVIAYRVLSESLQKESLSVAGSLA; encoded by the coding sequence ATGACATGGGCGATCGTGATGTTAATTCTCATGAGTCTGGTGAAAATCGTATTAACCTGTCTTCCTACAGGCGTCATAGAATGGCTGCTCGGCAAATTTGAAGTGCACGCCAAGCTGAGTGACGAAAATGCGAGTCTCTCTCTAGATGGAAAACGCCTCGAGGGTGCAGAGAAGCAGAAAGTGATTGATCAATTTAACGAAGCTATCTTCCTGGAAAAATATTATATCTATCCAGGTGATGAAGAGCGTTATTTACATCCGGAAAACGGCGGCACGCCTCTGGTGATAGATACAAAAAAAGGAAAAAAAGACGTGAAGCTGTTCGTGTACCGCTACGACGACCATATCGACGTCGTGAAACAGTACAAGAAGAAAGTGATCGCGTATCGAGTGCTTTCTGAAAGCCTTCAAAAAGAGTCTCTGTCAGTGGCGGGAAGTTTAGCTTAA
- the copP gene encoding transcriptional regulator (MerR family) of metal (copper) efflux transporter expression (Evidence 1a: Function from experimental evidences in the studied strain; PubMedId: 14663075; Product type r: regulator): MEWMKIDQVAKRSGLTKRTIRFYEEIGLIPAPKRTDGGVRLYSEDDMEELEKVISTKEVLGFSLQELQHFMETSRQLELNKEGYLLSLDPKERKEKLEEIQETLNHQLDLIDEKIRTFQSFKERLQGMKGKAERAIQSIE, translated from the coding sequence TTGGAATGGATGAAGATTGATCAAGTGGCCAAAAGAAGCGGGCTGACAAAGCGGACCATCCGGTTTTATGAAGAAATCGGCTTGATTCCGGCGCCGAAACGGACAGACGGCGGTGTAAGGCTTTATTCAGAGGATGATATGGAGGAGCTTGAGAAAGTCATCAGCACAAAAGAGGTGCTCGGTTTTTCCCTTCAGGAGCTTCAGCATTTCATGGAAACCAGCCGCCAGCTAGAGTTAAACAAAGAGGGGTATTTGTTGTCACTGGATCCTAAGGAACGGAAAGAAAAACTGGAGGAAATTCAGGAAACCCTGAATCACCAGCTGGATTTGATTGATGAGAAAATCCGCACATTCCAAAGCTTTAAAGAACGCCTGCAGGGCATGAAAGGCAAAGCGGAACGCGCCATTCAATCAATCGAATGA
- the copO gene encoding metal (copper) efflux transporter (Evidence 1a: Function from experimental evidences in the studied strain; PubMedId: 14663075, 15849754, 16850406; Product type t: transporter), translating into MDKTTQVNQKTGLLSQPKAVWAVAFACVISFMGIGLVDPILPAIAAQLHASPSEVSLLFTSYLLVTGFMMFFSGAISSRIGAKWTLILGLIFIIVFAGLGGSSSSIAQLVGYRGGWGLGNALFISTALAVIVGVSVGGSAQAIILYEAALGLGISVGPLAGGELGSISWRAPFFGVSVLMFIALIAISFMLPKLPKPAKRVGVFDAMKALKYKGLLTMAVSAFLYNFGFFILLAYSPFVLDLDEHGLGYVFFGWGLLLAITSVFTAPLVHKALGTVRSLVVLFIAFAAILVIMGIWTDHQTLIITCIVVAGAVLGMVNTIMTTAVMGSAPVERSIASSAYSSVRFIGGALAPWIAGMLSEHFTASTPYTVGGIVVFVGMLVLLMGRKHLAGIKAGH; encoded by the coding sequence ATGGATAAGACAACACAAGTGAATCAGAAAACGGGTTTGCTCAGCCAGCCAAAAGCGGTATGGGCTGTCGCGTTTGCCTGTGTGATTTCTTTTATGGGAATCGGGCTGGTCGATCCAATTCTTCCGGCCATTGCCGCACAATTGCATGCTTCACCTAGTGAAGTATCACTCTTGTTTACAAGTTATTTGCTTGTAACCGGATTTATGATGTTTTTCTCAGGAGCCATTTCCAGCCGCATCGGCGCGAAATGGACATTAATTCTCGGACTTATTTTTATTATTGTGTTTGCGGGGCTTGGCGGCAGCTCAAGCTCAATCGCTCAGTTAGTCGGCTATCGCGGCGGCTGGGGATTAGGGAATGCTTTGTTTATTTCAACAGCGCTTGCGGTCATCGTTGGCGTGTCAGTCGGCGGCAGCGCCCAAGCGATTATTTTGTATGAGGCCGCGCTCGGTCTCGGGATTTCTGTCGGGCCGCTTGCAGGCGGAGAGCTCGGAAGCATTTCATGGCGCGCACCGTTTTTTGGAGTATCTGTCCTGATGTTTATTGCGTTAATCGCGATTTCTTTCATGCTTCCGAAGCTGCCGAAACCGGCGAAACGCGTCGGTGTGTTTGATGCGATGAAGGCACTCAAATATAAAGGCCTGCTGACAATGGCGGTATCGGCATTCCTATACAACTTTGGATTTTTTATTTTGCTAGCTTATTCTCCGTTCGTACTGGATTTAGATGAACACGGTCTTGGATATGTCTTCTTCGGCTGGGGCCTTCTGCTGGCGATTACGTCAGTCTTTACGGCGCCGCTCGTGCACAAAGCGCTGGGCACAGTGCGTTCGCTAGTCGTTCTCTTTATCGCCTTTGCGGCCATTCTCGTTATTATGGGGATCTGGACAGACCATCAGACTTTGATTATTACATGTATCGTTGTCGCTGGTGCTGTCCTCGGTATGGTGAATACGATCATGACAACCGCTGTGATGGGTTCTGCGCCGGTTGAACGTTCAATCGCGTCTTCAGCCTACAGCTCAGTCCGCTTCATCGGCGGCGCGCTCGCCCCGTGGATTGCAGGAATGCTGTCAGAACACTTTACTGCAAGCACACCATATACAGTAGGCGGAATCGTCGTTTTTGTCGGCATGCTTGTCCTTCTCATGGGACGTAAACATCTTGCTGGAATTAAGGCGGGGCATTAA
- the yfmN gene encoding hypothetical protein (Evidence 5: Unknown function), with product MDKAKPDEYDQKCLETLYQYIHSVMKNSFSRSSGLPLGKMRRILSCLPKES from the coding sequence ATGGATAAGGCAAAACCTGACGAATATGATCAGAAATGTTTAGAAACGCTCTATCAATACATACACAGCGTCATGAAAAACAGCTTTTCTCGGTCGAGTGGTTTACCGCTTGGGAAGATGAGGAGGATTTTGAGCTGTCTGCCAAAAGAGAGCTGA